The following proteins are encoded in a genomic region of Actinomycetes bacterium:
- a CDS encoding uracil-DNA glycosylase, whose product MRSPDLRHLETAVTGCRACPRLVAWREQVAREKRRAYADETYWGRPIPGWGADRPTVLVVGLAPAAHGGNRTGRIFTGDRSGDWLFASLHRVGLAVLPTSTHAGDGQALVGTRMVAAVRCAPPDNKPTPVERDTCAPWLDRELELVLPGLRVAVALGAFAWQALLTALARQGLPVPRPRPRFGHAAEVAVGPLTVLGSFHPSQQNTFTGRLTAPMLDQVLGRAAHLGSGGSTL is encoded by the coding sequence CTGAGGTCGCCCGACCTGCGCCACCTCGAGACAGCTGTGACCGGGTGCCGCGCCTGTCCGCGGCTGGTGGCCTGGCGCGAGCAGGTCGCCCGCGAGAAGCGCCGGGCCTACGCCGACGAGACCTACTGGGGCCGTCCGATCCCCGGGTGGGGGGCAGACCGGCCGACCGTCCTGGTGGTCGGCCTGGCGCCGGCTGCGCACGGCGGCAACCGGACCGGTCGCATCTTCACCGGCGACCGCAGCGGCGACTGGCTCTTCGCCTCGCTGCACCGGGTGGGACTGGCCGTCCTGCCGACGAGCACGCACGCCGGCGACGGCCAGGCCCTCGTCGGCACCCGGATGGTCGCAGCGGTGCGGTGCGCGCCGCCGGACAACAAGCCGACGCCCGTCGAGCGCGACACCTGCGCGCCGTGGCTGGACCGGGAGCTCGAGCTGGTCCTCCCCGGGCTGCGGGTGGCCGTCGCCCTGGGCGCCTTCGCGTGGCAGGCGCTGCTGACGGCGCTGGCCCGCCAGGGGCTGCCGGTGCCTCGCCCGCGGCCCCGGTTCGGCCATGCCGCCGAGGTCGCGGTCGGCCCGCTGACGGTGCTCGGGTCCTTCCACCCGAGCCAGCAGAACACCTTCACCGGCCGCCTCACCGCGCCCATGCTGGACCAGGTGCTGGGGCGGGCTGCACATCTAGGAAGCGGCGGTTCTACGCTCTGA